The nucleotide window GGACGACAGCCTCGACGAGCAGGAGGCGTGGGTGAATAAGGGCGTCGCGCACGCCCAGCTCGAGGAGTACGACGAGGCCATCGGCGCCTACCGGGAGGCGCTGCGCATCGACGACGACTCCGAGCACGCCGCCAGCGCGGAGACGAACCTGGCGTACGCGCTCTGGGAGTTCGGCGAGAGCGCCGAGGCGCTCGAACACGCCGAGCGCGCCGTCGAGATCGACCCGCGGTTCGCCCAGGCGTGGTACAACCGCGGCTTCTTCCTCGTCGAGCGCGGCCTGCTGGAGGACGCCGTCAACGCGTTCGACAACGCCATCCGGCTCGGCATGCGCAACGCCGAGGTGCTCGAGGAGAAGGCCCGTGCGCTCGACGAACTCGGCGAGGAGGAGGAGGCCGAGGCGGTCGCCGAGCGCGCCGAGGAGCTCCGCCAGCAGGCCGAACAGGAACTGGTCGAGGAGTACGAGGACCGCTGATGCTGCTGAAGGAGCGTGACACGCCCGAGGGGACGCTGGTGTCGGTCTGCGACCCGGACTGCCTCGGCGAGACGTACGAGAACGGCGCGGTCACCCTGGAGGTGACGGAGGAGTTCTACGGCGGCAACGACGCGGAGCCAGCCGACGAGGACCGGGTCGTCGAGAGCCTGCTGGCCGCGAGCACGGCGAACCTGGTCGGCGAGGAGTGCGTCTCCGTGGCCATCGACGCCGGCATCATCGACGAGGACCGCGTGCTGGAGGTCGGCGACACGGTCCACGCGCAGCTGCTCTGGCTCAGGTAGGGACTCGGCGGTCTCTCCCCGCCCTTTTTGGGCCGTTGCGGTGTCGGCCGAGGTATGGTGACCACCGACCTCCTCGTCCGCATCGACACCCTCCTGGGGATGTTCGCACTGCTCCTCCTGCTCGCGACGTTCTACCTCGTCGCCCTGGACCCGATCGTGGGGCTCGGCGCGCTCGTCGTCGTCGGGCTCGGCCTGTACGCGCTGCTGTCGTACGTCCTCGGCTTCCTCGTGGGCGTCGGCGACGAGGATTTCCGGACGGACGAGGGGCTCCGGGACGACGACGTGCGGGAGGGGAGCGAAACCTGATCTCGGCCGCTCCGGCCGGCGCGTAAGGGGGAACGGTTTCATAACGCCGCGAGGACCGAAGGGATGTTACCCCTCCGACCCCTCGTTTCGGGTAATGGAACCAGCACAGGAACCGTATCCCCTGGACGTCGAGGCGATCAGGGCGGACTTCCCCATCCTTGACCGGAAGGTCGGCGGCGACGCGACCGTCCCCGGCGAGGACGAGGACGACACGACGCCGCTCGTCTACCTCGACAACGCGGCGACGAGCCAGACGCCCGACCAGGTCGTCGACACCATCGCCGACTACTACCGCTCGTACAACTCGAACGTCCACCGCGGCATCCACCAGTTGAGCCAGGAGGCCAGCGTGGCCTACGAAGAGGCCCACGACAGGGTCGCCGAGTTCGTCGGCGCGGCGGGGCGCGAGGAGATCGTCTTCACGAAGAACGCGACCGAGGCGGAGAACCTCGTCGCGTACGCGTGGGGGCTGAACGAGATCGGACCGGGCGACAATGTCGTGCTCACCCAGATGGAGCACCACGCCTCGCTCGTCACCTGGCAGCAGACGGCGAGGAAGACCGGCGCGGAGGCGCGCTTCATCCGGGTCACCGACGACGGGCGGCTCGACATGGACCACGCCCGCGAGCTGATCGACGAGGACACGGCGATGGTGAGCGCCGTCCACGTCTCGAACACGCTCGGAACGGTCAACCCCGTCGCGGAACTGGCGGACCTCGCGCACGACCACGACGCGCTGATCTTCGTCGACGGCGCCCAGTCGGTCCCGCACATGCCGGTCGACGTGCGCGAGTTCGATCCTGACTTCTTCGCCTTCTCGGGCCACAAGATGTGCGGCCCGACCGGTATCGGCGTGCTGTACGGGAAGGAGCGCCTCCTCGAGGAGATGGAACCGTACCTCTACGGCGGCTCGATGATCCGCAAGGTGACCTTCGAGGAGACCCAGTGGGAGGACCTCCCCTGGAAGTTCGAGGCCGGCACGCCGGTCATCGAGCAGGGCATCGCGCTCCACGCCGCCATCGACTACCTCGAGGACGTCGGGATGGAACGGGTCCACGAACACGAGTCGCTGCTGGCGCGGTACGCGTACGACCGGCTCTCGGAGTTCGACGACATCGAGATCTACGGCCCGCCGGGCGACGAGCGCGCCGGTCTCGTCTCGTTCAACGTCGACGGCGTCCACGCCCACGACCTCTCCAGCATCCTCAACGAGCACGGCGTCGCCATCCGCGCCGGCGACCACTGCACCCAGCCGCTGCACGACGTCCTCGGCGCGGCCGCCTCGGCCCGCGCGAGCTTCTACGTGTACAACACCCGCGAGGAGATCGACGCGCTCGTGGAGGGTGTCGACGACGCCCGACAGCTCTTCGCGTAAATTTCTCTTCGTCGGGTTTCTCCGATCGCTCGCTACGCTCGCTCCCTCCGCGAACCATCCTCGAAAAAGTCACATAAAAAGAGCCGCTCGCTCGGGTCGGCTCCGCTGACCCTCGTTCGCGGTGGATTGCGGAGTGCCGAAAGCACCAGCACGCCCACCGCGAGGGAGCCGCCCGTGCAGCGTAACAGGTAGGGCGGTAGCCTTTTCGGGCCGACTCGCCTATATCTCCCAACAATGGGAATCGGTGGCGGCTCCGATATGTATCGCCAGCAGATCCTGGACCACTACAAGAACCCCCGGAACTACGGCGAGATGGACGACCCCACGTTCTCACACGTCGGGGAGAACCCCTCCTGTGGCGACACCATCCGCGTGGACGTCCGGCTGGAGGACGACGGGGAGACCATCGAGTACGTCTCGTTCTCGGGCGACGGCTGCGCCATCTCGCAGGCGTCGGCGTCGATGCTCTCCGAGCGCCTCCGCGGGATGACCCTCGACGAACTGGAGGAACTCGACGTCGAGGACGTGACCGAGATGCTCGGCGTCGACATCTCCCCGATGCGCATCAAGTGCGCCGTGCTCGCCCGGCAGGTCGCCCAGGACGGCGCGAAGCTCCACGAGGGCGAGATCGAGGACCTCGACGTCACGAAGACCGAGGAGTAGCGCCGGCCGCGGGTTCCAGGTTTTTCGCTCCCGTCGTTTCGATCACGCTTGCGCTCCGTCGAGCGGCGCGGCTACTCGGGATCTCGGTCGAACCGATAGCGAGTTGGAGGGACGCGTGTGTCGGGGGGACTCGGCCCGGCTACTCCGGCTTCAGGCCCGCGTCCTGGACGCGCATGACGGACTCGCCGTCGGCCAGGTTCGGGGCGTCGACCAGCCGAACGATGCGCTTGTCGCCCTTCGACTTGCGGAGGTACATCCGGAACGTGGAGGTGTGGCCCAGGATGTTCCCGCCGATGGGCTGGGTCGGGTCGCCGAAGTAGGAGTCGGGGTTGGAGGCGACCTGGTTCGTCACGAGCACGACCGAGTTGTACAGGTTGCCCACGCGCATCAGGTCGTGGAGGTGCTTGTTCAGCTTCTGCTGGCGGTCGGCGAGCTGGCCGCGGCCGACGTACTCGGCGCGGAAGTGAGCTGTGAGCGAGTCGACGCACAGCAGGCGGACCGGGAACTCGTCGTCCTCGTGCTCGCTCGCGACCTCCTTGGCCTTCTCGGCGAGGAGGATCTGGTGGTTGGAGTTGAACGCCTTCGCGACGTGGATCTTGTCGAGCACGTCCTCCAGCAGCGCCTCCATCGCCGCGTCGTCGCCGGGGTTCCCCTCGATCTCGCGCTCCTCGAGGAGCGCCTCGAGGATCTCGTCGTCCAGCCCGCGCACCATGTCGTCGATGCGCTCGGGGCGGAACGTGTCCTCGGAGTCGATGAATATACAGCTACCCTCCAGCCCGCCGTACTCCGCGGGGAGCTGGACGTTCACCGCCATCTGGTGGGTCACCTGCGACTTGCCGGCGCCGAACTCGCCGTACACCTCGGTGATGGACTGCGTCTCGAGCCCGCCGTCGAGCATCTCGTCCACCTCGGGGATGAGCCACGAGAGCTTCCCGATCTGCTTGCGGCGTTCGAGCACCTGTGCGCCGGACTCGAACCCGCCGACGTCGGCGGCCTTCCGCGCGCCCTGGATGATGTCGTTCGCCGTCGAGTCGCCGATGTCCGCGGTGTTGCCGAGCTCGCTGGGACTGGCGACCGCGATGCTCTGGTAGCTTTCGAAACCCGCTTCCACTAGTTTGTCGGCCGTCGCCGGCCCGACGCCGGGGAGGCTTTCGAGGTCGTCCTCTGCCATCGTACTCCCGGCTTGTGCGGCTCCGCACATAAACCCTCGTTAACACCAAAGTGAAAGTGAAAACGCGGTGCCTCGGAGGGGTCACGTCGGTGCGTCTCCGAGGGTTCAGACGTGAAGAGGGGCGGCAGGACGAGACGGACCGCGTCGACGCTCGGGAAGTAGAACCGTGTCGTCCAGAGACTCGGCCGGCGGACCGTGAGTCAGTTGTAGGCGATCCGGAGTTCGAGCTCGTTCGCGACGCCGAGGAGGAGCGAGGGCAGTTCGCGTTCGAACCGCTCGTTGCGGAACCGGTTGATGGGACCGGCGACGCTGAGGCCGCCGAGCACCCCGCCGTCGCCGTCCGAGATCGGCACGCCCACGGCCCGGAGGCCGTCGACGAACCCCTGGTCGTTGATGCTGTACCCCCGTTCGCGGACGCGGTCGAGCTCCTCGTACAGTGCCGTCCGGTCGGTGATGGTCCGGTCGGTCAACGGCTCCAGCCCGTGACGCTCCACGATGGCGTCGACCTGCTCCTCGGGGAGTTCCGAGAGGATGGCGTGGCCCGCCGCGCTCGCGTGGATGGGTACCCGCTTTCCCAGGTGCGTGTTGACGTCGACCGCTTTCTCCCCGGTCGCGCGGTGGACGTAGACCCCGCGACCGTGCTCCTCGACGATGAACTGGGCCCGCTCGTTGGTCTCGGCGGCGACCTCCTCGACCTTCGTGGCGGCGAGTTCGTACGCCGGTTCGCGCACGCGGGCGAGTTCGCCGTGCTCCAGGAACTTCAGGCTGAGCGCGTATTCGTTCCCCTCGCGGACCACGTACTCGGCGCGTTCGAGGGTCTCCAGGTGTCGATGGATCGTGCTCTTCGCGCAGTCGAACTCGGCGGTGATCTCGGCGAGGTCGGTCCAGCCGACCTCCTGCAGGTGGTCGACGACGTCGAGCGAGCGTTCGACCGCGCCGATCGTCCCGTGCTGGGCGGCCATGGTCCCTGTTCGCACGCATCACGGATAAATATCCCACATTACGGAATATAGTTTCACGCGGACCGCACGGTGTATTTGCGGTTTCGGGGTCAGTTGACCCCTGTTCCCCGGTCGGTTCCGTTTCACGTGACGGAACGGCAGAGGGGTCCTCACTGGTCGATCGATGTGGGACAGGACCGTCACGCGGCCGTGCCTGGGGACTTCGAAGCGATTCTTCGATGTAGAACGCACGTTCCACCGGTCATCGGGCGATCCTGGAGGGCTCCCCTCCCCAGGGAGGCGATCCCCGCCCTCTTCTCCCATTGCATCATAAAAAATACAATCACCTAATCTCCCTATCGGCAGGATAGGGCGCGTGAAAGTGCCTGTATCGAATATTAAAGAAATCATATATAACAAATCATTAGTAACGAATTTATGCGGTGTATCCATACCGTTCCCTGTGGTAGCATACCATGGCAAAGAGAGACACGCGCCGGCGCTTCCTGAAGCGGACGGGAGCCGCCGGGGTACTGACGGCTGGACTGGCGGGTTGTACCGGAAACTCGGACGGCGGTCCCGGCGGCGGCGGTAACGGCGGCGACGGCGGAACGCCGGCCGGCGAACAGAAGACGATCTCGGGCGACAAGGGCGAGGTCCACTTCCTCTCGGCCGAGAACAGTTCTGCGTTCAAGCAGTACTACCAGAAGTGGGCCGAGCGGTTCAGCGAGGAGACGGGCTACGGCGTCAAACTGGAGTTCGTCGGCGTCGGGTCGAGCCAGTCGGCCCGCATCTCGAAGCTCCTCCAGGCGGGGAACCCGCCGGAACTGACGACCACGGCCCCCGAGAAGGGCGGCGGGATGGCGCTCCAGGGGGTCCTCGCGGACCTCAGCGACGAGGCGTCGTGGATGGAGGACAAGTACGGCTACTCGTTCAACGAGGACTTCCTCTTCCAGCTCGACGGCAGCCAGTACGTCGTCCCCATCTGGGTCAACATGACGATGGACTGGTACCGGGTGAGCGCCTGGCAGGACGGCGCCGGATTCGCGCCCCGGAACCCCAACTGGCAGGAGTTCCTCGAGGGCGTGAAGGCCACCGACGGCGTGGAGGACCGCCGCGGCACGGTCGTCCCGGCCGCGCAGAGCCTGATGAGCACCGAGTACTACATCGACCACATGTTCCAGAACGGGGGGCGGATCTTCGCCCGGAACGGCGGGAACGTCGAGGTGGTGATGAACAAGGGACAGGACCGCACGAAGACCAAGGAGGTGCTCGAGTACATCGAGAAACTGAACCAGTACTCCGTCGACGGGTCGGGCTACGCCTACAGCGAGCAGATCGAGTCCTTCTGGTCCGAACAGGTGAACGAGGTGAAGTACTTCGGCGCCCGGCCGCTCCAGCAGGCCGTCGAGAACAACGAGGCGGTCGCCGAGGACACGGGGCTGATGCGCCCGCCGCACAAGGAGGAGCAGACCCACCAGGCGTTCTCGGAGGGCTGGGTGATGTTCGAGCCGGCCGAGAACAAGGACGGCGCGCGGGAGTTCATCAAGTTCATGTCCCGTCCCGAACCCCTCTACGAACTCCTCCACATCGCGCCGCTGCACAACCTCCCGCCGTTCCCGGCCGCCGTCGACGACGAGGAGTTCCTCGACAACGAGTTCATCGACGAGTGGGTGCGGCCCAACGACCACATCCGCATCGACGACGTCGTCACCATGGTCGAGAACGCGAAGACCCTCGTCGGCGAGACGGACCCGAACAACGCGCTCGCGTCGCCGGTGTTCTCGGAGAACGTCTTCGGCAACATGATCTACAACGTCCTCTACGGCGACACCTCGATCGACCAGGCCATCGACCAGGCCGGCGAGCAGGCGACGAGCATCATGGACGGATTCGACAAATGAACGCCGGCCGCCCTCACCGACGTCATCGGTGGCCGGTGTGGCCGGGGGAATCCGACGATGGATGAGGCGACGAGCACGGGCGGGCTCGACGCCACGCACGAGGAGGACACCCGACAGGACCGTCTGGCGGCGCTCCTCGACAACGAGGTCTTCCTCGGCTACGGGAGCCTCTCGCCGGTCATGGTGCTGTTCCTCTTCGTGGCCGTCCTGCCGATCGGCTGGGCGCTCGCGGGGAGCTTCTTCGAGATCAACGCCTTCAACCCGGTGTGGAACTGGACGGGGCTCTCGAACTACGAGCACATCTTCCTCCAGGACAGCTTCTACTGGACCGCCGCCGGCAAGTCCGTGGTGTTCGGCTTCGGGTCGGTCGCGCTCCAGATCGTGCTCGGGGTGGCGTTCGCGCTCATCCTGCAGCGATCGTTCCGCGGCAACGCGTTCGCGCGGGCGGTCGTCCTGCTCCCGTACCTGGTGCCGGTCATCGTGGTCGGGCTCGTCTTCCAGTGGATGATGAACCCGAACTACGGGGTGTTCAACCTCCTCGGGACGCGCTTCGGCGTCCTGAGCGGCCCCATCAACTTCCTGGGGAACTCCGACATCGCGATGTACGCCATCATCGTCGCCGCGAGCTGGAAGTGGTCCATCTTCGTCGTGATGATGACGCTGGCCCGCCTGGAGGCGATCCCCTCCGGCTACTACGACGCCGCCCGCGTCAACGGCGCCAACGCGTGGCAGCGGTTCCGTGACATTACGCTCCCGAACCTGAAGGGGATGATCGTCCTCGTCGTCCTGCTGCGGGGCATCTGGATGTTCAACAAGTTCGACATCGTCTGGATCATGACCCGCGGCGGCCCGAGCGGCGCGACGACGACGCTGCCGGTGTACGCCTACAAGGTGGCGTTCAACCAGTGGCACCTCGGCGAGTCGCTGGCCATCGCGTCGACGCTGTTCCTGACGCTGGTCATCGGTGCCGCCGTCTACTTCGGCAAGTTCAACCCCGAACAGGAGGTGCGCGTCGAATGAGCTACTCCACGTCGAAGTCGCCGATGGAGCGGCTCATCGACTACTACGTCCGTCGGGTCCCCTACGACCTCCAGAAGCGCCTGTCGAAGTGGTTCTTCAGGCTGCTCATCCTGGTGACGGTCGTCGTCGTCGGCTTCCCGACGTACGTGATGCTGAAGGCGTCGATCCAGCCCGAACTGGAGCTGTTCTCGAACACGTTCCTGTTCGTCCCGCGGAACCCGACCCTGGAGAACTTCGAGGGGCTGTTCACGGAGACGAACTTCGTGCGGTTCTACGCGAACAGCATCGTCGCGGCGCTGGGGACGATGCTCATCAGCGTCGTCGCCAGCACCCTCGCGGGCTACTCGCTGACCCGGTTCAGCTTCCCGGGGAAGAAGCGGCTCGCCCAGTCGGTGCTGTTCTCCTACATGTTCCCGCCGCTGCTGCTCGGACTGCCGATGTTCATGATCTGGCGGGACCTCGCGATGCTGAACAGCTACCCTGGCATCGTCCTGGCCCACACGGCCCACGCGCTGCCGTTCGACATCTGGCTGATGTGGAAGTTCTTCCAGACCGTCCCCATCAGCTACGAGGAGAGCGCGTGGATCTACGGCGCCAGCCGCCTGCGCGCCCTCCGGGACGTCGCCGTCCCGATGGCCCTGCCGGGCATCATCGCCGTCTCCATCTTCTCGTTCGCCATCTCCTGGAGCGACTTCACGTTCGCCAACCTCCTGCTGACCCAGGAGTCGATGAAGACGCTCCCTATCGGGATGATCGGCTTCATCGAACAGCAGGCGGTCCACTGGGGGCTCATCATGAGCGCCTCGGTGATGATGGCGCTGCCGGCGTTCCTGCTGGTGTACTTCCTCCAGAGCTACCTGCTCCGGGGGTTCAGCGTGGGTGGTCTCGGATGACCGCCCTCGCGCGCCGCGGTCGCGGTCGAACTGGCAACCGAATCGGCAGTCGGTTCGGCCGCCGGACTGACGGTCGAATCGACGGTCGAACCGACGAACGATCGAGCGACGAGGTGAACTAACGTGTCCGAGATACGCATCGACGAGTTGCGAAAGGTGTACGAGGTACCGAGCGGGAACGAGGTCGCTGTCGAGGGGTCCACGCTGACGGTTCCGGACGGGGACTTCCTGACGCTGCTCGGCCCGTCCGGCTGTGGCAAGTCGACGACCCTGCGCTGTATCGCCGGCCTGGAGTCGCCGACGGAGGGGACGGTCTCCTACGACGAGGACGACGTGACCCCCCTCCCGGCCCAGGAACGGGACATCAGCATGGTGTTCCAGGAGATCGCGCTGTACCCGCACATGCGGTGCATCGAGAACATCGCCTACCCGCTAAAGGTGCGGGGCGTCCCCGAGGACGAGCGCCACGAGCGCGCCCGCGAGGTCGCGCGGATCCTCGAGGTCGAGGAGCTCGTCGAGAAGCACCCCGCCGAGCTCTCGGGCGGCCAGCGCCAGCGCATCGCCATCGCCCGGGCCATCGTCCGGGAGCCGAGGGCGTTCCTGATGGACGAGCCGATGACCGGCCTCGACGAGAAGCTGAAGGTCCGGATGCGCAAGGAGCTCAAGCGCGTCGTCGAGGAGACCGAGCAGACGGTCGTGTACGTCACCCACAACCAGGAGGAGGCGATGATGCTCTCGGACTGGATCGCGGTGATGAGCGACGGCGTCATCGAGCAGTATGGCACGCCCGACGAGGTGTACAACGAGCCGAACAACCGGTTCGTCGCCGGCTTCGTCGGCATGCCCGAGATGAACGTCTGGCGCGGCGAGACCGACGGGTCGACGGTGTCGGTCGCCATCGGCGAGCAGGCGGTGTCGCTCGACCTGCGCGAGGCCGCCGGCGACGCCGAACGGAAGGAGAAGACGAGCATCGACGAGCGGAGTTCGGACGAGGTGGAGGTCGGCTTCCGACCGCAGGCCATCGGCCTCGTCCCGGAGGGGGAGGGGGACTTCGACGCGGACCTCTCCCTGATCGAGCCGATGGGCGAGGACAGCCTCTGTTATCTCGACTCGCCGGTCGGCGAGATCAGGGTCGTCGAGGACGCCGCGACGCGCTTTTCCGACGGCGACACCGTCGGCGTCGCTCTCGACCGGCACGAGGGGTACGTCTTCGACGACGTGTCCGGGTCGACCATCGCCCGCACCGGCCCGTCGGCCGCCGCGACGACCGACGACGCGGCGACCGAACGCCGGGGGAGTACGTCGGACTGATCCCGCCATGTCCCGCTCGAACACGGTTCCAACACCGCGGCGGCGACGGGTCCGATGGCCGTGAGCGACGCCGCCCCGACCGTCGCCGGCGTGGGGATGACGCCCTTCGAGAGCGAGACCGACGACCGGTTGCTCGACCTCGTCGAACGCGCCGCGCTCGCCGCGCTCGCCGACGCGGACGTGACCCCGACCGAACTCGACGCGGTCGTCGTCGGCAACATGGCCGCGGAGGCGTTCACGGACCGCTCCGGGCTGGCGAACGCTCTCGTCGACAGCGTCGGCGCGACGGGCGCGAGCGCGGACCGCGTCGAGAACACCAGCGCGTCCGGCGCCAGCGCGTTCAAGCGGGGCGTCGAGGCCGTCACCGCCGGACACGCGGAGCGCGTCCTCGTCGTCGGCGGCGAGCACATGTCCGCGGTGGACCGGGAACGGTCGACCGAGATCGTCGGGAGCATCGTCCACGGGACCGAGCGACGGCACGGCGTCACCCTGCCGTCGCTCGCGGGCGTGGCCACCGACGCCTACCTTCGGGAGCACGACGCCGACCGCGCCGCGCTCTCCGAGGTGGCCGTGAAGAACCACGGCAACGCGGCTGCCAACCCCTACGCCCAGTTCCGGACGCCGGTCACCCGCGAGGAGGTGGAGTCCTCGCCCGCCGTGGCGGACCCGCTCCGCCTCTACGACTGCTGTCCCACGAGCGACGGGGCCGCCGCGGTCGTGCTCGCCCCAGAGGGCGACGTCCGCGTCACGGGAGTCGCGGGGGCGACCGGCACCCACGCCGTCCCGGAGCGGCAGAGCGTCCTCAGGGTCGAGAGCGTCGCGAAGGCCGGCACGCGGGCGCTGTCCGCGGCGGGCATCTCGCCCGCCGACGTGGACGTCGCCTGCGTCCACGACGCGTTCACGGTGCTGGAGCTGCTCGAACTGGAGGAGTTGGGTTTCTACGGGCCGGGGGCGGCCTGGAAGGCGGTGCTCGACGGCGAGACCGCCGTCGACGGGACGCTGCCGGTCAACCCCGGCGGGGGGCTGAAGGCCCGCGGTCACCCCCTG belongs to Halorarum halophilum and includes:
- a CDS encoding tetratricopeptide repeat protein, translated to MTDEERDHEFSSGQGLDEDYEEFTLDPEELNADPSQVDPVDTRVLTDLLDERNIAKDQVEVESLIDVGLSYMGINRFEEATETFARAAQFAEDDSLDEQEAWVNKGVAHAQLEEYDEAIGAYREALRIDDDSEHAASAETNLAYALWEFGESAEALEHAERAVEIDPRFAQAWYNRGFFLVERGLLEDAVNAFDNAIRLGMRNAEVLEEKARALDELGEEEEAEAVAERAEELRQQAEQELVEEYEDR
- a CDS encoding DUF424 domain-containing protein, yielding MLLKERDTPEGTLVSVCDPDCLGETYENGAVTLEVTEEFYGGNDAEPADEDRVVESLLAASTANLVGEECVSVAIDAGIIDEDRVLEVGDTVHAQLLWLR
- a CDS encoding aminotransferase class V-fold PLP-dependent enzyme, whose amino-acid sequence is MEPAQEPYPLDVEAIRADFPILDRKVGGDATVPGEDEDDTTPLVYLDNAATSQTPDQVVDTIADYYRSYNSNVHRGIHQLSQEASVAYEEAHDRVAEFVGAAGREEIVFTKNATEAENLVAYAWGLNEIGPGDNVVLTQMEHHASLVTWQQTARKTGAEARFIRVTDDGRLDMDHARELIDEDTAMVSAVHVSNTLGTVNPVAELADLAHDHDALIFVDGAQSVPHMPVDVREFDPDFFAFSGHKMCGPTGIGVLYGKERLLEEMEPYLYGGSMIRKVTFEETQWEDLPWKFEAGTPVIEQGIALHAAIDYLEDVGMERVHEHESLLARYAYDRLSEFDDIEIYGPPGDERAGLVSFNVDGVHAHDLSSILNEHGVAIRAGDHCTQPLHDVLGAAASARASFYVYNTREEIDALVEGVDDARQLFA
- the sufU gene encoding Fe-S cluster assembly sulfur transfer protein SufU codes for the protein MGGGSDMYRQQILDHYKNPRNYGEMDDPTFSHVGENPSCGDTIRVDVRLEDDGETIEYVSFSGDGCAISQASASMLSERLRGMTLDELEELDVEDVTEMLGVDISPMRIKCAVLARQVAQDGAKLHEGEIEDLDVTKTEE
- the radA gene encoding DNA repair and recombination protein RadA; this translates as MAEDDLESLPGVGPATADKLVEAGFESYQSIAVASPSELGNTADIGDSTANDIIQGARKAADVGGFESGAQVLERRKQIGKLSWLIPEVDEMLDGGLETQSITEVYGEFGAGKSQVTHQMAVNVQLPAEYGGLEGSCIFIDSEDTFRPERIDDMVRGLDDEILEALLEEREIEGNPGDDAAMEALLEDVLDKIHVAKAFNSNHQILLAEKAKEVASEHEDDEFPVRLLCVDSLTAHFRAEYVGRGQLADRQQKLNKHLHDLMRVGNLYNSVVLVTNQVASNPDSYFGDPTQPIGGNILGHTSTFRMYLRKSKGDKRIVRLVDAPNLADGESVMRVQDAGLKPE
- a CDS encoding IclR family transcriptional regulator is translated as MAAQHGTIGAVERSLDVVDHLQEVGWTDLAEITAEFDCAKSTIHRHLETLERAEYVVREGNEYALSLKFLEHGELARVREPAYELAATKVEEVAAETNERAQFIVEEHGRGVYVHRATGEKAVDVNTHLGKRVPIHASAAGHAILSELPEEQVDAIVERHGLEPLTDRTITDRTALYEELDRVRERGYSINDQGFVDGLRAVGVPISDGDGGVLGGLSVAGPINRFRNERFERELPSLLLGVANELELRIAYN
- a CDS encoding extracellular solute-binding protein, which codes for MAKRDTRRRFLKRTGAAGVLTAGLAGCTGNSDGGPGGGGNGGDGGTPAGEQKTISGDKGEVHFLSAENSSAFKQYYQKWAERFSEETGYGVKLEFVGVGSSQSARISKLLQAGNPPELTTTAPEKGGGMALQGVLADLSDEASWMEDKYGYSFNEDFLFQLDGSQYVVPIWVNMTMDWYRVSAWQDGAGFAPRNPNWQEFLEGVKATDGVEDRRGTVVPAAQSLMSTEYYIDHMFQNGGRIFARNGGNVEVVMNKGQDRTKTKEVLEYIEKLNQYSVDGSGYAYSEQIESFWSEQVNEVKYFGARPLQQAVENNEAVAEDTGLMRPPHKEEQTHQAFSEGWVMFEPAENKDGAREFIKFMSRPEPLYELLHIAPLHNLPPFPAAVDDEEFLDNEFIDEWVRPNDHIRIDDVVTMVENAKTLVGETDPNNALASPVFSENVFGNMIYNVLYGDTSIDQAIDQAGEQATSIMDGFDK
- a CDS encoding carbohydrate ABC transporter permease, which translates into the protein MDEATSTGGLDATHEEDTRQDRLAALLDNEVFLGYGSLSPVMVLFLFVAVLPIGWALAGSFFEINAFNPVWNWTGLSNYEHIFLQDSFYWTAAGKSVVFGFGSVALQIVLGVAFALILQRSFRGNAFARAVVLLPYLVPVIVVGLVFQWMMNPNYGVFNLLGTRFGVLSGPINFLGNSDIAMYAIIVAASWKWSIFVVMMTLARLEAIPSGYYDAARVNGANAWQRFRDITLPNLKGMIVLVVLLRGIWMFNKFDIVWIMTRGGPSGATTTLPVYAYKVAFNQWHLGESLAIASTLFLTLVIGAAVYFGKFNPEQEVRVE
- a CDS encoding carbohydrate ABC transporter permease, which codes for MSYSTSKSPMERLIDYYVRRVPYDLQKRLSKWFFRLLILVTVVVVGFPTYVMLKASIQPELELFSNTFLFVPRNPTLENFEGLFTETNFVRFYANSIVAALGTMLISVVASTLAGYSLTRFSFPGKKRLAQSVLFSYMFPPLLLGLPMFMIWRDLAMLNSYPGIVLAHTAHALPFDIWLMWKFFQTVPISYEESAWIYGASRLRALRDVAVPMALPGIIAVSIFSFAISWSDFTFANLLLTQESMKTLPIGMIGFIEQQAVHWGLIMSASVMMALPAFLLVYFLQSYLLRGFSVGGLG
- a CDS encoding ABC transporter ATP-binding protein, with protein sequence MSEIRIDELRKVYEVPSGNEVAVEGSTLTVPDGDFLTLLGPSGCGKSTTLRCIAGLESPTEGTVSYDEDDVTPLPAQERDISMVFQEIALYPHMRCIENIAYPLKVRGVPEDERHERAREVARILEVEELVEKHPAELSGGQRQRIAIARAIVREPRAFLMDEPMTGLDEKLKVRMRKELKRVVEETEQTVVYVTHNQEEAMMLSDWIAVMSDGVIEQYGTPDEVYNEPNNRFVAGFVGMPEMNVWRGETDGSTVSVAIGEQAVSLDLREAAGDAERKEKTSIDERSSDEVEVGFRPQAIGLVPEGEGDFDADLSLIEPMGEDSLCYLDSPVGEIRVVEDAATRFSDGDTVGVALDRHEGYVFDDVSGSTIARTGPSAAATTDDAATERRGSTSD
- a CDS encoding thiolase C-terminal domain-containing protein, with the translated sequence MAVSDAAPTVAGVGMTPFESETDDRLLDLVERAALAALADADVTPTELDAVVVGNMAAEAFTDRSGLANALVDSVGATGASADRVENTSASGASAFKRGVEAVTAGHAERVLVVGGEHMSAVDRERSTEIVGSIVHGTERRHGVTLPSLAGVATDAYLREHDADRAALSEVAVKNHGNAAANPYAQFRTPVTREEVESSPAVADPLRLYDCCPTSDGAAAVVLAPEGDVRVTGVAGATGTHAVPERQSVLRVESVAKAGTRALSAAGISPADVDVACVHDAFTVLELLELEELGFYGPGAAWKAVLDGETAVDGTLPVNPGGGLKARGHPLGATGVAQLVELVWQLRGEAVGRQATPAYTGLAVNVAGFGNNSICTILEADT